A single region of the Kwoniella botswanensis chromosome 1, complete sequence genome encodes:
- a CDS encoding 60S ribosomal protein L25, with protein sequence MAPSTKAAAKPQDAKAKSAKKAALKGVSGGSVRKVRTSVSFHRPKTLRLPRAPRYPRKSVPHLPRMDQFRTIQHPLNTESAMKKIEEHNTLVFIVDLKANKRNIKDAVKKLYDVDAAKVNTLIRPDGKKKAYVRLTADFDALEVANKIGFI encoded by the exons ATGGCTCCTTCAACCAAGG CCGCTGCCAAACCCCAAGATGCCAAAGCCAAATCGGCCAAGAAAGCTGCCCTCAAGGGAGTTTCCGGTGGATCCGTCCGAAAAGTTAGAACCTCAGTTTCTTTCCACCGACCAAAGACTTTGAGATTACCTCGTGCTCCTCGATACCCAAGAAAATCCGTTCCTCATTTACCTCGAATGGATCAATTCCGAACCATCCAACATCCCCTTAACACCGAATCTGccatgaagaagattgaggaaCACAACACTCTCGTTTTCATCGTTGACCTCAAGGCTAACAAGCGAAACATCAAGGATGCCGTCAAGAAGCTttatgatgttgatgctgcCAAGGTTAACACCcttatcag ACCCGACGGTAAGAAGAAGGCCTACGTTAGATTGACTGCCGACTTCGATGCTCTCGAAGTTGCCAACAAG ATCGGCTTCATCTAA